In Astatotilapia calliptera chromosome 23, fAstCal1.2, whole genome shotgun sequence, a genomic segment contains:
- the LOC113016372 gene encoding claudin-18 — translation MAATLCQGLGFVLSLIGIAGIIAATGMDQWATQDLFDNVVTAVYSYSGLWRSCVRQSSGFTECRPYFTILGLPALLQAVRALMIVGIVLGAIGLLIAIFSLKCLKMGNMEDNLKATMTLSAGIMLLLAGVCGIAGVSAFANLIVQSFQFTTFASGFSSTGNVGGLTGALTPRYTFGPALFVGWIGGAILFIGGILMCLACRAMTPEKHRYDGMAYKAASQNTMYRPDTRSRPVYNDSYKAQSMDERQTNQRFDYV, via the exons ATGGCGGCCACGTTGTGTCAGGGTTTAGGCTTCGTTCTGAGTTTGATAGGAATAGCGGGAATAATCGCCGCGACGGGGATGGACCAGTGGGCCACACAAGACCTCTTTGACAACGTTGTGACAGCCGTGTACTCGTACTCGGGCCTGTGGAGGTCCTGTGTTAGGCAGAGCTCCGGCTTCACAGAGTGTCGACCATACTTCACCATCCTCGGCCTGCCAG CTCTGCTCCAAGCCGTCCGAGCCTTGATGATTGTTGGGATCGTCCTTGGCGCTATCGGCTTACTGATCGCCATATTCTCGCTGAAGTGCTTGAAAATGGGGAACATGGAGGACAACTTGAAAGCCACCATGACTCTGTCGGCTGGGATCATGCTTCTCCTTGCAG gtgtCTGTGGGATTGCTGGGGTGTCAGCCTTTGCTAATTTGATTGTACAAAGTTTTCAGTTCACTACATTTGCCAGTGGATTCAGCAGTACAGGCAATGTTGGTGGACTAACGGGAGCTCTGACGCCAAG GTATACTTTTGGCCCTGCACTTTTCGTGGGTTGGATCGGTGGCGCTATCTTGTTCATCGGTGGCATCTTGATGTGCCTGGCCTGCCGTGCAATGACACCAGAGAAACACCG GTATGATGGGATGGCCTACAAAGCTGCCTCCCAGAACACGATGTACAGGCCTGACACCAGATCCCGGCCCGTCTACAACGACTCCTACAAAGCTCAGAGTATGGATGAAAGGCAGACAAACCAGAGGTTTGACTACGTGTAG